In a genomic window of Lacrimispora sp. BS-2:
- the rsmI gene encoding 16S rRNA (cytidine(1402)-2'-O)-methyltransferase, producing the protein MEEKKGKLFLCATPIGNLDDITLRVLNTLKEVDLIAAEDTRHSIKLLNHFDIKTPMTSYHEYNKVEKARYLVEQMKQGVQIALITDAGTPGISDPGEELVKQCYEAGIELTSLPGPAACITALTLSGLGTRRFCFEAFLPSDKKEKQWILEELKEETRTMIIYEAPHRLVRTLKELYEALGDRRITICRELTKRYETAFRTTFPDALKTYEEEEPKGECVIVIEGKSIREKIEERSMASREMSMEEHMGLYVNQGIDRKEAMRMVAKDRGISKREVYQYLLKHEL; encoded by the coding sequence TTGGAAGAGAAAAAAGGAAAATTATTTTTATGTGCAACGCCTATAGGGAATCTTGATGATATTACCCTGAGGGTTTTAAATACGTTAAAGGAAGTGGATTTGATCGCGGCGGAGGATACCCGTCACAGCATCAAGCTTTTAAACCATTTTGATATTAAGACGCCTATGACCAGTTACCATGAGTACAACAAGGTGGAAAAGGCCAGGTACTTAGTGGAGCAGATGAAACAGGGGGTTCAGATCGCCTTAATTACGGATGCTGGGACACCGGGCATCTCGGATCCTGGCGAGGAGCTGGTAAAGCAGTGTTATGAGGCCGGGATCGAGCTGACTTCTCTTCCCGGACCGGCGGCCTGTATTACGGCCCTCACCCTTTCCGGACTTGGTACCAGGCGTTTTTGCTTTGAAGCGTTTTTGCCGTCTGATAAGAAGGAGAAGCAGTGGATTTTAGAGGAGCTTAAAGAAGAGACCAGGACCATGATCATTTACGAAGCGCCTCATCGGCTTGTCAGGACGTTAAAAGAGCTTTATGAGGCTTTGGGGGACCGGAGGATCACCATTTGCAGAGAGCTTACGAAAAGGTATGAAACAGCGTTTCGGACAACCTTTCCGGATGCTTTAAAGACCTATGAAGAGGAAGAGCCAAAGGGAGAGTGCGTCATCGTCATAGAAGGAAAGAGCATCAGGGAGAAGATAGAGGAACGATCCATGGCTTCCCGGGAGATGTCCATGGAGGAACACATGGGACTTTATGTAAACCAGGGGATAGACCGGAAGGAAGCCATGCGCATGGTGGCAAAGGACAGGGGGATCAGTAAAAGAGAGGTTTATCAGTACTTGCTGAAACATGAATTGTAA
- a CDS encoding beta-ketoacyl-ACP synthase III, with protein MTTRIIGTGSAVPEQVVTNEDLARFVDTSDEWIRTRTGIKERRIASAESGTSDLAIQAAKEALTNAGVSAKELDIIILATSSADCCFPSGACEVQAAIGADGAVAFDLSAACSGFVYALNTVHGFFKAGIYRTGLVIGADTLSKLIDWNDRGTCVLFGDGAGAAVVRAEEKGILHMTMGADGSRGKALECGGRTTGNFLTGKKPELGYMTMDGQEVFKFAVKAVPEAIKKVMEESGTDMEEIKYFILHQANYRIFESIAKRLKIPMEKFPTNLERFGNTSGATIPILLDEMNREGKLQRGDKLILAGFGAGLTWGATLLEW; from the coding sequence ATGACGACAAGAATAATAGGAACAGGTTCTGCTGTCCCGGAGCAGGTAGTAACCAATGAGGATCTGGCAAGGTTTGTGGATACCAGTGATGAGTGGATAAGGACCAGGACCGGAATAAAGGAAAGGCGGATCGCATCGGCAGAGTCAGGAACCTCTGATCTGGCCATACAGGCAGCAAAAGAGGCTCTTACGAATGCCGGTGTTTCTGCAAAGGAGTTAGATATCATCATTTTAGCTACTTCTTCTGCGGATTGCTGTTTCCCCAGCGGCGCCTGTGAGGTGCAGGCGGCAATCGGAGCTGACGGGGCAGTTGCCTTTGATTTAAGTGCGGCATGTTCCGGATTTGTTTATGCCTTAAATACGGTTCACGGTTTTTTTAAGGCTGGGATCTACCGGACCGGGCTTGTGATTGGGGCGGATACCTTAAGCAAGCTCATTGACTGGAATGACAGAGGCACCTGCGTCCTGTTCGGCGACGGAGCCGGAGCGGCTGTGGTGCGGGCGGAAGAGAAGGGGATCCTTCACATGACCATGGGAGCAGACGGCTCCAGGGGAAAGGCACTGGAATGCGGAGGGAGGACCACAGGAAATTTTCTCACAGGAAAGAAGCCGGAGCTTGGATATATGACCATGGACGGACAGGAAGTGTTCAAATTTGCAGTAAAGGCGGTACCCGAGGCCATTAAAAAGGTAATGGAAGAAAGCGGAACCGACATGGAAGAAATTAAATATTTTATTCTGCATCAAGCAAATTACCGGATTTTTGAATCCATCGCAAAGCGGTTGAAGATACCCATGGAGAAATTTCCTACCAATCTGGAACGGTTTGGGAATACATCGGGAGCAACCATACCAATACTATTGGATGAGATGAACCGGGAAGGAAAGTTACAGCGGGGAGATAAGCTTATACTTGCTGGCTTTGGAGCAGGATTAACCTGGGGAGCCACTCTTTTGGAGTGGTAA
- a CDS encoding stage 0 sporulation family protein, whose translation MIKVIGVRFRNAGKIYYFDPVSQEVRTGDHVIVETARGIEYGYVVLGCREVEDDKVVQPLKPVIRMATKADDEVEKRNHEKEKEAFKICKEKIRKHGLQMKLIDAEYTFDNNKVLFYFTADGRIDFRELVKDLASVFKTRIELRQVGVRDETKIVGGIGICGRTLCCHSYLSEFIPVSIKMAKEQNLSLNPTKISGVCGRLMCCLKNEEETYEELNSKLPNVGDFVTTDDGLKGEVHSVSVLRQLVKVVVTTKDEKEIREYRVEQLKFKPRRRREKAQVTDEELRALEALEKKEGKSKLDDN comes from the coding sequence ATGATAAAAGTAATTGGCGTTCGGTTCCGCAACGCAGGAAAGATATATTACTTTGATCCCGTGAGCCAGGAGGTACGGACTGGGGATCATGTAATTGTTGAGACTGCCCGGGGAATAGAATATGGTTATGTTGTCCTGGGATGCCGGGAAGTGGAAGATGATAAAGTAGTCCAGCCCTTAAAGCCGGTGATCCGAATGGCAACAAAGGCTGACGATGAAGTGGAAAAAAGAAACCATGAAAAGGAAAAGGAAGCATTTAAAATCTGTAAGGAAAAGATCAGAAAGCATGGTCTTCAGATGAAGCTGATTGATGCGGAATATACCTTTGATAATAACAAGGTGCTGTTTTATTTTACTGCAGACGGAAGAATCGATTTCAGGGAGCTTGTTAAGGATCTGGCTTCTGTTTTTAAGACCAGGATCGAGCTTCGCCAGGTAGGAGTCCGGGATGAGACAAAAATCGTGGGAGGAATCGGTATTTGCGGAAGAACCTTATGCTGCCATTCCTACCTTTCAGAATTTATACCCGTATCCATTAAGATGGCAAAGGAACAGAATCTGTCTTTAAATCCTACCAAGATATCCGGTGTTTGCGGAAGGCTTATGTGCTGCTTAAAGAATGAAGAGGAAACTTATGAAGAGCTTAACAGCAAGCTTCCCAATGTTGGTGATTTTGTGACAACGGATGACGGACTTAAGGGAGAGGTTCATTCTGTAAGCGTTTTAAGGCAGCTGGTAAAGGTGGTTGTCACCACTAAGGATGAAAAGGAAATCCGGGAATACCGGGTGGAACAGCTGAAATTCAAACCAAGGCGCCGCCGGGAGAAAGCCCAGGTAACGGATGAGGAATTAAGGGCATTAGAGGCCCTTGAAAAGAAAGAAGGAAAGTCCAAGTTAGATGACAATTGA
- the fabK gene encoding enoyl-[acyl-carrier-protein] reductase FabK, producing MKTRITELLGVEQPIVQGGMAWVAEHHLAAAVSEAGGLGLIGGANAPGEVVRAEIRKAKELTGKPIGVNVMLLSPHAEDVAKVVVEEGIKVVTTGAGNPEKYMDMWKAAGIKVIPVVASVALAKRMEKYGADAVVAEGSESGGHIGEQTTMTLVPQVVDAVSIPVIAAGGIGDGRGIAAAFMLGAEAVQIGTRFVVAKESIVHANYKQRIIKAKDIDSAVTGRSHGHPVRSLRNQMTREYARLEQEGKSFEELEYMTLGTLRAAVQEGDITNGTVMAGQIAGMITREQTCKEMIEEMMEQAERLLGR from the coding sequence ATGAAAACCAGAATTACCGAACTTTTGGGAGTGGAACAACCGATTGTCCAGGGAGGCATGGCCTGGGTGGCTGAGCATCACCTGGCGGCAGCCGTATCGGAAGCCGGAGGCTTAGGCCTCATCGGTGGGGCAAATGCTCCCGGCGAGGTGGTACGGGCGGAGATCCGTAAGGCAAAGGAGCTGACAGGAAAACCTATCGGCGTCAATGTCATGCTGTTAAGCCCTCATGCAGAGGATGTGGCCAAGGTAGTGGTGGAGGAAGGCATCAAGGTGGTGACCACCGGAGCCGGAAACCCGGAAAAGTATATGGATATGTGGAAGGCAGCAGGCATCAAGGTGATCCCGGTGGTGGCTTCTGTGGCGCTGGCAAAGAGAATGGAGAAGTACGGTGCTGACGCAGTGGTGGCGGAAGGCAGTGAATCAGGCGGCCATATCGGCGAACAGACGACCATGACTTTAGTTCCCCAGGTGGTGGATGCAGTATCCATACCAGTGATCGCAGCCGGCGGAATCGGAGACGGACGGGGAATCGCTGCAGCATTTATGCTGGGTGCGGAGGCTGTCCAGATCGGAACCAGGTTTGTGGTTGCAAAGGAATCCATTGTCCATGCCAACTACAAGCAGCGGATTATTAAGGCAAAGGACATTGATTCCGCAGTAACCGGACGCAGCCATGGCCATCCTGTCAGGTCTTTGAGAAACCAGATGACCAGGGAGTATGCGAGGCTGGAGCAGGAAGGCAAGTCCTTTGAGGAATTGGAATATATGACCCTTGGAACCTTAAGAGCGGCAGTTCAGGAGGGGGATATCACAAACGGCACGGTTATGGCCGGGCAGATCGCAGGCATGATTACCAGGGAACAGACCTGTAAGGAAATGATTGAAGAGATGATGGAGCAGGCAGAGAGATTGCTTGGCCGTTAA
- a CDS encoding tRNA1(Val) (adenine(37)-N6)-methyltransferase, translating to MTIDLKENERIDDLQRNGYKIIQNRDGFCFGMDAVLLSGFALVKPGEKAVDLGTGTGIIPLLLEAKNQGLHYTGLEIQETMAEMARRSVALNHLEEKISIITGDIKEASRLFGAASFDVVTSNPPYMNDSHGLKNPELPKAIARHEVLCTLHDVTREAARLLRPGGRFYMVHRPHRLVEIITALKDYGLEPKRMKMVHPYVNREANMVLIEAVRGGRSMIKVEAPVIVYKEPGVYTDEIYTIYGY from the coding sequence ATGACAATTGATTTAAAGGAAAACGAGCGTATTGATGATCTGCAAAGAAACGGATATAAGATCATACAGAACCGGGATGGGTTTTGCTTTGGCATGGATGCGGTCCTTCTTTCCGGATTTGCCCTTGTAAAGCCGGGAGAAAAGGCGGTTGATTTAGGGACAGGCACCGGGATCATTCCTCTCCTTTTGGAGGCCAAAAACCAGGGACTTCATTATACCGGGCTGGAGATTCAGGAAACAATGGCAGAAATGGCCAGAAGAAGTGTGGCCTTAAATCATCTGGAAGAAAAAATTTCCATTATAACGGGAGATATAAAGGAAGCCAGCCGTCTATTTGGCGCGGCTTCCTTTGACGTAGTAACCTCAAATCCTCCGTATATGAATGATTCTCACGGACTTAAAAATCCGGAGCTGCCAAAGGCCATTGCCCGTCACGAGGTGTTATGTACCCTTCATGATGTGACTAGGGAAGCGGCAAGACTTTTACGTCCAGGCGGGCGGTTTTACATGGTTCACCGGCCTCACAGGCTGGTTGAGATCATAACGGCTTTAAAAGATTACGGATTAGAGCCAAAGCGGATGAAAATGGTTCATCCTTATGTGAACAGGGAAGCAAATATGGTCCTTATTGAAGCTGTGAGGGGAGGAAGATCCATGATCAAGGTGGAGGCCCCTGTTATTGTATATAAAGAACCAGGTGTGTATACGGATGAAATCTATACTATCTACGGGTATTGA
- a CDS encoding response regulator, producing the protein MILILGIIIADDEKKICKLLEYLIDWDKIGAKLLGVAYDGITALQLIQEKKPDVLLTDIRMPGIDGLQLIEEGKKQNPALKCIIISGYKDFQYAQQGIRYGVRDYLLKPINQDDLTRTLMKLVNETMEQKSSQEARMHLEKTVKNYSGEFKRVFLKITLEQKPEEEPETVLKEVRKINTSQVAGQGSRCLVVKPDIEYKNFTKDAYQLLIDKTIEILQVEFASDEGELTIEASHEGIFLLLCQELSHREELLKAVNHVRDRVMGLQDLFPKIYFTAIITEPVDTDEELIRQIQHSRIAMYNRLLTDTDTVSELKIFDTGSEEKHALTRQVSRLLENRLESFELEEIKKYVNEAKQIIHAAKDISGLDVKMELLRLVCNYLDWLGQLDTPLDKNGKTAYFSEMYEHCISLDQAFELLEETLTKALFEVLNHLKSQEIKPVAYAKHYIEENKGLHIKLEELAKNAGFSYTYFSYLFKKETGKTLTEYIQMVRIETAKKLLVEKERSVSEIAELVGYSDIKFFTKQFKKALGVSPNEYRKMFLER; encoded by the coding sequence ATGATTTTAATTTTAGGAATAATAATTGCAGACGACGAAAAGAAAATATGCAAACTTTTAGAATATTTGATCGACTGGGATAAAATAGGGGCTAAACTTTTGGGCGTTGCTTATGACGGCATTACTGCCCTTCAACTGATTCAGGAAAAGAAACCTGATGTTCTGCTTACGGATATCCGTATGCCGGGCATAGATGGCCTGCAGCTGATCGAAGAGGGCAAAAAACAGAATCCTGCCCTTAAATGCATTATCATCAGTGGCTATAAGGACTTTCAGTACGCACAGCAGGGAATCCGGTACGGCGTGCGGGATTATTTGCTGAAACCCATTAATCAGGATGATCTGACCCGCACATTAATGAAGCTTGTCAATGAAACCATGGAGCAGAAAAGCAGCCAGGAAGCCCGGATGCACCTGGAGAAAACCGTAAAAAACTATTCCGGTGAGTTCAAACGGGTATTTTTAAAAATAACGCTGGAACAAAAACCGGAGGAAGAGCCTGAAACAGTATTAAAAGAAGTCCGGAAAATCAATACCTCCCAGGTTGCCGGACAGGGCAGCCGGTGTCTGGTTGTAAAGCCGGACATAGAATATAAGAATTTCACAAAAGACGCCTATCAGCTTTTAATTGATAAAACCATTGAGATCCTGCAGGTTGAATTTGCTTCCGATGAAGGAGAGTTAACCATTGAGGCATCCCATGAGGGCATATTTTTATTGCTTTGCCAGGAACTTTCTCACAGGGAAGAACTGCTCAAAGCCGTAAACCATGTGAGAGACCGGGTCATGGGACTTCAGGACTTATTTCCAAAGATATACTTTACAGCCATCATCACGGAACCGGTGGATACGGACGAAGAGCTTATCCGGCAGATCCAGCACAGCCGGATTGCCATGTACAACCGACTCCTTACGGATACGGATACGGTTTCAGAACTTAAGATATTTGACACCGGATCAGAAGAAAAACATGCCTTGACCCGTCAGGTTTCAAGGCTCTTAGAAAACCGGCTGGAATCCTTTGAACTGGAAGAAATAAAAAAATACGTAAATGAGGCCAAACAGATCATCCATGCAGCAAAAGACATCTCCGGCCTTGACGTAAAAATGGAACTGCTCCGGCTGGTCTGCAATTATCTGGACTGGCTGGGACAGCTTGATACCCCTTTGGACAAAAACGGGAAAACCGCTTACTTTTCCGAAATGTATGAGCACTGCATCAGCCTTGACCAGGCATTTGAACTTCTGGAAGAAACGCTTACAAAAGCCTTGTTTGAAGTTCTGAACCATTTAAAAAGCCAGGAAATAAAGCCGGTTGCCTATGCCAAACATTATATAGAAGAAAACAAAGGCCTTCATATAAAGCTGGAAGAACTTGCTAAAAACGCCGGATTCAGCTATACCTATTTCTCATACCTGTTTAAAAAAGAAACAGGAAAAACACTGACCGAATACATCCAGATGGTAAGAATTGAGACCGCCAAAAAGCTGCTGGTGGAAAAAGAACGGAGTGTAAGCGAAATAGCGGAACTGGTTGGTTACAGTGATATCAAGTTTTTCACCAAGCAGTTTAAAAAAGCGCTGGGCGTCTCTCCCAATGAATACCGTAAAATGTTTCTGGAACGATGA
- a CDS encoding histidine kinase produces the protein MKKQWLKKQIMIWIRAMISWSCLALILFFLILYKPELTKSIFYTVMAWSMLLSFLLLLVIGKIRILEPLGTMRKKIEFFNNGIIFTEIFKNLEGISPDTDALLIKVHAILDKDKIMENAKQQARYLALQNQINPHFLYNVLESIRSDAIMAGVPEIGKITEALAVFFRYTTSKMESLTTLQEELANVENYFLIQKYRFDDKLELKIKLPQEDKEVLKTRIPKLTLQPIVENAIKHGLEPKVSGGTVVIDIVHSDTILYLSVIDDGIGIEEARLGRLNEKLSRMDTGDGSANEGGKGGIALINVNSRIRLLMGDEYGIHILSTPGIGTEVCLTLPYMFEQTEGR, from the coding sequence TTGAAAAAACAATGGTTGAAAAAACAGATTATGATCTGGATCAGGGCCATGATTTCATGGAGCTGTCTTGCCCTGATCCTGTTCTTTCTGATTCTGTATAAGCCGGAACTGACAAAATCCATTTTTTATACTGTTATGGCATGGAGTATGCTGCTTTCCTTTCTTCTGCTGCTGGTTATCGGTAAGATCAGGATCTTAGAGCCTCTGGGGACTATGAGAAAAAAAATAGAATTCTTTAACAACGGGATCATTTTCACAGAAATATTCAAAAACCTGGAAGGAATCTCGCCGGATACAGATGCCCTGCTTATAAAGGTACATGCCATCCTGGACAAGGACAAAATAATGGAAAATGCAAAACAGCAAGCAAGGTATCTGGCCCTTCAAAATCAGATCAATCCTCATTTCCTCTATAATGTACTGGAATCCATACGTTCCGATGCAATTATGGCAGGAGTCCCGGAAATCGGAAAGATCACAGAGGCCCTTGCCGTATTCTTCCGCTATACAACTTCAAAAATGGAGAGTCTCACCACCCTTCAGGAAGAACTGGCCAATGTAGAGAATTATTTTTTGATTCAGAAATACCGTTTTGATGATAAGCTGGAATTAAAAATCAAACTGCCACAGGAGGATAAAGAAGTTTTAAAAACCCGCATCCCAAAACTTACCCTTCAGCCAATCGTGGAAAATGCCATTAAACACGGATTGGAGCCAAAGGTTTCAGGTGGGACCGTTGTCATTGATATCGTACACAGCGACACCATCCTTTATCTTTCCGTGATTGATGACGGGATCGGCATTGAAGAAGCAAGGCTTGGCCGACTCAATGAAAAGCTTTCCCGCATGGATACCGGGGACGGTTCCGCCAATGAAGGAGGAAAGGGAGGGATCGCCCTCATAAATGTGAATTCCAGAATCCGTCTTCTCATGGGTGACGAATATGGGATCCACATCCTCAGCACTCCCGGAATCGGAACCGAGGTATGCCTCACACTTCCTTATATGTTTGAGCAGACAGAAGGGAGATGA
- the holB gene encoding DNA polymerase III subunit delta', giving the protein MPGFKDIIGHERIKEHLQKAIESNHVSHAYILTGEAGMGRKSLANAFAMTLLCEKGKNEPCMQCHACKQVMSGNHPDLIYLAHEKPGSIGVDDIREQIHNTIMIRPYSSYYKIYIVDEAEKMTVQAQNALLKTIEEPPAYAVIMLLTTNQEAFLPTILSRCVQLKLKPLQDSVIKSYLTGSLAMAESKAEIYAAFARGNLGRAIHLASSEDFQLMYKELIHMLKHIKDMDIVELLFYIKKMKDENLDIYDCLDFIQLWYRDVLMFKVTQDINLLVFREEYNTMKEMSAASAYDGIEMILQAIDKARIRLNANVNMELAMELMLLVMKEN; this is encoded by the coding sequence ATGCCAGGGTTTAAGGATATTATCGGCCATGAGAGAATCAAAGAACATTTGCAAAAGGCTATTGAATCAAATCATGTTTCCCATGCGTACATTCTTACAGGTGAAGCGGGAATGGGGCGTAAGTCCCTGGCTAATGCATTTGCAATGACCCTGCTCTGTGAAAAGGGAAAGAATGAGCCATGTATGCAGTGTCATGCCTGCAAGCAGGTCATGAGCGGAAACCATCCGGATCTGATTTATCTGGCCCATGAGAAGCCGGGAAGCATTGGCGTTGACGATATCAGGGAACAGATCCATAACACCATTATGATACGTCCTTATAGCAGTTATTATAAGATCTATATTGTGGATGAAGCGGAAAAGATGACGGTTCAGGCTCAGAACGCGCTGTTAAAGACCATAGAGGAACCACCGGCTTATGCGGTCATCATGCTGCTTACGACCAATCAGGAGGCATTTCTGCCCACCATTCTTTCCAGGTGTGTGCAGTTAAAGCTTAAGCCTCTGCAGGATTCGGTGATAAAATCCTATTTAACAGGATCTTTAGCCATGGCTGAGAGCAAAGCGGAGATTTATGCAGCGTTTGCCAGGGGAAATCTTGGAAGAGCGATTCATCTGGCTTCCTCTGAGGATTTCCAGCTGATGTATAAGGAATTGATCCATATGCTGAAGCACATCAAGGATATGGATATTGTAGAGCTGCTTTTTTACATTAAGAAGATGAAGGATGAAAATCTGGATATCTATGACTGCCTCGATTTTATACAGCTGTGGTACCGGGATGTCTTAATGTTTAAGGTGACTCAGGATATCAATCTTCTGGTTTTCAGGGAAGAATATAATACAATGAAAGAGATGAGCGCTGCCAGCGCTTATGATGGCATTGAGATGATTTTACAGGCCATAGACAAGGCCAGAATCCGTCTGAATGCCAATGTCAATATGGAACTGGCAATGGAGCTCATGCTGCTTGTTATGAAGGAGAATTAA
- the acpP gene encoding acyl carrier protein, which translates to MLEKMQEIIAEQLNVEAGKITAESSFKEDLGADSLDLFELVMALEDEYSVEIPSEDLEKLTTVQQVMDYLKAKGVEA; encoded by the coding sequence ATGTTAGAGAAAATGCAGGAAATTATCGCAGAGCAGTTAAACGTTGAGGCAGGTAAAATTACCGCTGAATCTTCCTTCAAAGAGGATTTGGGAGCAGATTCCCTGGATTTGTTTGAGCTTGTTATGGCTCTTGAGGATGAGTATTCTGTTGAAATCCCGTCTGAGGATCTGGAGAAACTGACTACGGTTCAGCAGGTTATGGACTATTTAAAAGCAAAGGGCGTGGAAGCGTAA
- a CDS encoding sugar ABC transporter substrate-binding protein, which translates to MMKRKILSILLVSAMLASMTGCGGQKTVSESGATEQASSESITVGVILKTLSSEYWGYVAAGVQAASKDLGVKVDLQGPASETAYDEQNNMIETMLSGGVDAFVISPLQSDSVASVIGDVNIPIITVDTDAEIAGKVSFVGTGNDNAAYQGGLFAAQKAGKGAKAVIIGGVEGNATSDARQAGYTKALEENGVEIVSVQYAQSNPDTAANVMENIITAQNGDIQIVCCHNDDTAAGASNAVKQLGLKDVIIVGFDGNQSGVQNIIDGNITATCAQAAYTMGYKAVETALQAVKGETVETFVDTGCEVITAENAKEYLEKLKGYLK; encoded by the coding sequence ATGATGAAAAGAAAAATTTTATCCATCCTGTTGGTATCCGCTATGCTGGCTTCCATGACTGGCTGCGGAGGGCAAAAAACCGTTTCAGAGTCCGGTGCAACAGAACAAGCTTCTTCTGAGAGTATTACCGTAGGTGTCATTTTAAAAACATTATCCAGTGAATACTGGGGTTATGTTGCTGCAGGTGTTCAGGCTGCATCAAAGGACTTGGGGGTTAAGGTTGATTTACAGGGTCCGGCTTCTGAAACAGCTTATGATGAACAGAACAATATGATCGAAACCATGCTCTCCGGCGGAGTCGATGCGTTTGTCATCTCTCCCCTCCAATCCGACTCCGTAGCAAGCGTAATAGGAGATGTTAATATTCCTATTATAACCGTAGATACTGACGCAGAAATAGCCGGAAAAGTCTCCTTTGTGGGAACCGGTAACGACAATGCTGCTTACCAGGGCGGATTATTTGCTGCTCAAAAAGCCGGAAAAGGTGCAAAGGCCGTTATCATCGGAGGTGTTGAGGGCAATGCCACCAGCGATGCCCGTCAGGCAGGATATACCAAGGCTCTGGAAGAAAACGGTGTGGAAATTGTTTCCGTACAATATGCCCAGTCCAATCCTGATACAGCAGCAAATGTAATGGAAAATATCATAACCGCTCAAAACGGAGACATTCAGATCGTATGCTGCCACAACGATGACACAGCTGCCGGTGCATCCAATGCCGTAAAACAGCTTGGTTTAAAGGACGTCATTATCGTTGGTTTTGACGGTAACCAAAGCGGTGTTCAGAATATCATTGACGGCAACATAACCGCCACCTGCGCACAGGCTGCTTATACCATGGGCTATAAGGCAGTTGAAACAGCCCTTCAGGCTGTAAAGGGAGAAACCGTTGAAACCTTCGTTGATACAGGCTGCGAAGTCATCACAGCAGAAAATGCAAAAGAATACTTAGAGAAACTGAAAGGCTACTTAAAATAA